The Armatimonas rosea genome includes a window with the following:
- a CDS encoding alginate lyase family protein — protein MPTLRRAALLLSLLPLLAVGSPVRAQATLAELYTAKASLASPTSALQPVLQRLLDDATKALEQKPLSVLDKKQGLVGVDPHAYVSYAPYFWPNPEKPDGLPFIRKDGKRNAAQVAMGDENNAGAIKRAACTLILADSFKSNPGYLKHAALLLRTWFLDPKTRMLPHLDNGQAIPGGVLGRKEGVIEWRDLTTLLLCLELLDKSPEWSADDQKAMRAWLADYYTWLTTSKIGVAEKKAGNNHGCWWDVQATALALYLGKPDDARKIAEEFKTKRIAEQIQPDGTMPRELERADSWGYSTFNLTAMCALADYAQQVGVDLWSYKTADGRSLRGALEYLLPFAEGSKPWPHENDPTHKVEGSKLVLPLLRASRAFNEPAYAKRAQALGAKTWDTLRDRLFIPLP, from the coding sequence ATGCCTACTCTGCGCCGCGCCGCGCTTCTTCTCTCTCTCCTGCCGCTCCTTGCCGTCGGCTCCCCTGTCCGTGCTCAGGCGACCCTCGCCGAGCTCTACACCGCCAAGGCCAGCCTCGCCAGCCCGACCAGTGCGCTCCAGCCCGTGCTCCAGCGCCTGCTCGACGATGCCACGAAGGCTTTGGAGCAGAAGCCACTCTCGGTGCTGGATAAGAAGCAGGGGCTCGTGGGAGTCGATCCCCATGCGTATGTTAGCTACGCCCCCTACTTCTGGCCCAACCCAGAAAAGCCCGACGGCCTCCCGTTTATCCGCAAAGACGGCAAGCGCAACGCGGCGCAGGTGGCCATGGGCGATGAGAACAACGCTGGCGCGATCAAGCGTGCGGCCTGCACCCTGATCCTCGCCGACTCTTTCAAGAGCAACCCCGGCTATCTGAAGCACGCCGCGCTACTCCTGAGGACCTGGTTTCTCGATCCCAAGACCCGCATGCTCCCCCACCTCGACAACGGGCAGGCGATCCCCGGCGGGGTGCTGGGGCGCAAGGAGGGCGTGATCGAGTGGCGCGACCTGACGACGCTGCTGCTGTGCTTAGAGCTCCTCGACAAGTCGCCTGAGTGGAGCGCCGATGACCAAAAAGCCATGCGTGCCTGGCTTGCGGATTACTACACCTGGCTGACCACCAGCAAGATCGGGGTAGCGGAGAAGAAGGCGGGCAACAACCACGGCTGCTGGTGGGATGTGCAGGCCACGGCGCTGGCGCTCTACTTGGGCAAGCCCGACGATGCCCGTAAGATCGCGGAGGAGTTCAAGACCAAGCGCATTGCCGAGCAGATTCAGCCCGATGGGACGATGCCCCGTGAGCTGGAGCGTGCCGATAGCTGGGGCTACAGCACCTTCAACCTCACCGCCATGTGCGCCCTCGCCGACTACGCCCAGCAAGTGGGGGTGGACCTCTGGAGCTACAAGACCGCCGATGGCCGGAGCCTCCGGGGCGCGCTGGAGTACCTCCTCCCCTTCGCCGAGGGGAGCAAGCCCTGGCCGCATGAGAACGACCCCACTCACAAGGTCGAGGGCAGCAAGCTCGTGCTCCCTCTCTTGCGCGCCAGCAGGGCCTTCAACGAGCCCGCCTACGCGAAGCGTGCCCAGGCCCTCGGGGCCAAGACCTGGGACACCCTCCGCGACCGGCTCTTTATTCCCCTGCCGTAA
- a CDS encoding choice-of-anchor R domain-containing protein yields the protein MTNLTASLRLCGVLLLSALWLPAHAQVTISNNPATANVQGTVLGNSAGVLADRYWKAYGITTSASGTFDFTSLQIAAENEDGAAHTITGGIYTNSAGNPSSTLVPGGAFGSQLIGASAPPATLLTFTTAGIVTLVPSTTYWFVLTSEAYNAGGTNFQNVVRWDISTGSVLPSATGAGAGDVILEGYRFSENNRTSWTGSILPNGLTIQLAAHATTAAPEPTSVAFLALGGTLVLARRRRA from the coding sequence ATGACGAACCTGACTGCCTCTCTTCGACTCTGTGGCGTGCTTCTCCTCAGTGCGCTCTGGCTGCCTGCCCATGCGCAGGTGACGATCTCCAATAACCCCGCCACTGCCAACGTGCAGGGGACTGTCTTGGGAAACTCCGCCGGAGTCCTCGCCGACCGGTACTGGAAAGCCTATGGGATCACCACCAGTGCCTCGGGGACCTTTGACTTCACCTCACTCCAGATCGCCGCGGAGAACGAGGACGGTGCCGCCCATACCATCACCGGCGGAATCTACACCAATAGCGCGGGCAACCCCTCCAGCACGCTTGTCCCGGGCGGTGCCTTTGGCTCCCAGCTGATCGGGGCAAGTGCGCCCCCTGCGACGCTCCTCACCTTCACCACCGCCGGCATTGTCACCTTGGTCCCCAGCACGACCTACTGGTTTGTCCTGACCTCCGAGGCCTACAACGCGGGGGGGACCAACTTTCAGAATGTCGTGCGCTGGGACATCTCGACCGGGAGTGTCCTTCCCAGCGCCACCGGGGCGGGGGCGGGCGATGTGATCCTGGAGGGCTACCGCTTTAGTGAGAACAACCGCACCAGCTGGACCGGCTCGATCCTCCCCAACGGCCTGACAATCCAGCTCGCGGCACACGCAACGACTGCCGCTCCTGAGCCCACCTCCGTTGCGTTTCTAGCGCTCGGCGGGACTCTGGTACTGGCCCGACGGCGGCGTGCGTAG
- a CDS encoding tetratricopeptide repeat protein gives MPPPSGMVTFLFTDIEGSTRLWEEYPAQMRTALARHDALLHEVLEAHGGHVFKTIGDAFYAAFDQAHAAVVAAVAAQQALSTEPWPEHITLKVRMALYSGQVESRDQDYFGQSLNRLARLLATGHGEQVLLSQTTHELARDAFPPPCSLRPLGEHRLKDLGRPEVVYQLLHPALPAEFPPLRSLSSVALPNNLPLQVTSFIGRERELAEVKALLKTTRLLTLTGSGGSGKTRLSLQVAADLLDSFGDGVWLVELASLAEPLLVPQTVASVFGLPEEMGKPLLSTLTTYLKSKQLLLVLDNCEHLVDACAQLAASLLKQCPQVVLLTSSREALGIAGESTYRVPSLSLPDPKQAPSAASLSQVESVRLFVERARAARPEFQVTDANAPALASLCQHLDGIPLALELAAAKVRSMSVDEVNHRLDQRFRLLTGGSRTALPRQQTLRSLIDWSYDLLTDAEKALLCRLSVFADGWTLDAAELVCADQAVESVEVLDLLESLVNKSLCLTEETAGTTRFRLLETVRQYARERLQETGEATLWRRRHEEHFLALVESAELTGPDQQHWLERLETEHDNLRAALTSAQDEGSPPEALLRFCGVLWRFWYTRGYFEEGRDWCAVALKPPTSAPQTSLRARVLNGAGNLARIQSDYTAARALYEESFALQRERDDPQGIAICLNNLGVLAAAEGNLAAARALYEESLALQRALGDSQGTANALNNLGLIAANQGDYAAARPLYEESLVIQRALGNRHGIAISLNNLGILASNEGDYAAARHLYAQSLALQRELGDLQGTANALNNLGLMAANQGDYAAAQQLYQESQALYRDGGHQAEVAVSLSNQGDLAEKQGDFGVARGLYRQSLTLHRELGNREGLANLLDSLGRIAAVLVSPTQATHLWGAAAHLRDELGASVPPTDLAEYTTKLDAAKTLLGAVAFDAAWAVGYALPLEQALTLALD, from the coding sequence ATGCCCCCACCCTCAGGAATGGTGACATTCCTCTTCACCGATATCGAGGGCAGTACACGGCTCTGGGAAGAGTACCCTGCGCAGATGCGGACCGCGCTTGCCCGTCACGATGCGCTCCTGCACGAGGTGCTGGAGGCACACGGAGGGCATGTCTTCAAGACTATCGGGGATGCCTTCTATGCCGCCTTTGACCAAGCTCATGCCGCAGTCGTGGCGGCGGTAGCGGCGCAGCAGGCGCTCTCCACCGAGCCCTGGCCCGAGCACATTACGCTCAAGGTTCGGATGGCGCTCTACAGCGGGCAGGTAGAGAGCCGCGACCAGGACTACTTTGGGCAGTCGCTCAACCGCCTCGCGCGGCTCTTAGCCACAGGACATGGGGAGCAGGTTCTTCTCTCACAGACCACCCACGAGCTCGCCCGCGATGCCTTCCCGCCCCCGTGCTCGCTCCGCCCCCTCGGGGAGCATCGGCTCAAGGACCTGGGCCGCCCCGAGGTGGTCTACCAGCTCCTCCACCCCGCGCTTCCCGCCGAGTTCCCTCCCCTGCGCTCTCTGAGCAGTGTCGCCCTGCCCAACAACCTTCCCTTGCAGGTGACGAGCTTTATCGGGCGCGAGAGAGAGCTCGCGGAGGTCAAGGCGCTCCTGAAGACAACCCGCCTCCTCACCCTCACCGGGAGCGGGGGGAGTGGCAAGACCCGCCTCTCGCTCCAGGTGGCCGCGGACCTGTTAGATAGCTTCGGCGACGGGGTCTGGCTGGTCGAGCTTGCGTCGCTGGCCGAGCCGCTTCTGGTCCCCCAGACAGTCGCTAGTGTCTTCGGGCTCCCAGAAGAAATGGGCAAGCCCCTGCTGAGCACGCTGACCACCTACCTGAAGAGCAAGCAGCTCCTGCTCGTGCTGGATAACTGTGAGCACCTGGTCGATGCCTGCGCCCAGCTCGCGGCCAGCCTCCTAAAGCAGTGCCCCCAGGTGGTCTTGCTCACCAGCAGCCGTGAGGCGCTGGGAATCGCTGGGGAGAGCACCTACCGCGTCCCCTCCCTCTCTCTCCCCGATCCCAAGCAAGCCCCCAGCGCGGCAAGCCTCTCGCAGGTCGAGTCGGTCCGGCTCTTTGTGGAGCGCGCGCGTGCCGCGCGCCCCGAGTTTCAGGTGACCGATGCCAACGCGCCCGCCCTGGCATCGCTCTGCCAGCACCTCGATGGGATTCCTCTGGCGCTCGAGCTGGCGGCAGCCAAGGTGCGGAGCATGTCCGTGGACGAGGTCAACCACCGGCTCGACCAGCGCTTTCGGCTGCTCACCGGGGGCTCGCGCACCGCCCTCCCGCGCCAGCAGACCCTGCGCTCGCTGATCGACTGGAGCTATGACCTGCTCACCGATGCCGAGAAAGCGCTGCTCTGCCGGCTCTCGGTCTTTGCCGATGGCTGGACACTCGATGCCGCCGAGCTAGTCTGCGCCGACCAAGCTGTCGAGAGCGTTGAAGTGCTGGACCTCCTGGAGTCCCTGGTGAACAAGAGCCTCTGCCTCACGGAAGAGACCGCGGGAACGACACGCTTTCGTCTGCTGGAGACCGTGCGCCAGTACGCACGCGAGCGCCTACAAGAGACGGGCGAGGCCACGCTCTGGCGTCGCCGGCATGAGGAGCACTTCCTCGCGCTGGTCGAGTCCGCAGAGCTCACCGGCCCCGACCAGCAGCACTGGCTAGAGCGCCTGGAGACCGAGCACGACAACCTACGCGCCGCCCTGACCTCTGCCCAGGACGAAGGGAGTCCCCCCGAGGCCCTGCTCCGGTTCTGTGGCGTGCTCTGGCGGTTCTGGTACACCCGGGGCTACTTTGAAGAGGGCCGCGACTGGTGCGCCGTCGCGCTGAAGCCCCCCACAAGCGCCCCCCAGACCAGCCTGCGCGCACGGGTCCTCAATGGCGCGGGCAACTTGGCCCGTATCCAGAGCGACTACACCGCCGCCCGGGCACTCTACGAGGAGAGCTTTGCGCTCCAGCGGGAGCGCGACGATCCCCAGGGGATCGCGATCTGTCTGAACAACCTCGGGGTCCTCGCCGCCGCGGAGGGCAACCTCGCCGCCGCCCGGGCGCTCTACGAGGAGAGCCTCGCCCTCCAGCGCGCGCTGGGCGACTCCCAGGGCACGGCCAATGCACTCAACAACCTGGGGCTGATCGCGGCCAATCAAGGCGACTACGCGGCAGCCCGCCCGCTCTACGAAGAGAGCCTCGTGATCCAGCGTGCCCTGGGCAACCGCCATGGGATCGCCATCTCACTCAATAACCTGGGGATTCTCGCCTCCAACGAGGGGGACTACGCCGCGGCACGCCACCTCTACGCCCAGAGCCTCGCCCTCCAGCGCGAGCTGGGCGACCTCCAGGGGACGGCCAATGCACTCAATAATCTGGGGCTCATGGCGGCAAACCAGGGCGACTACGCCGCGGCGCAGCAGCTCTACCAGGAGAGCCAGGCACTCTACCGCGACGGTGGCCACCAGGCGGAGGTCGCGGTCTCGCTGAGCAACCAGGGCGACCTGGCGGAGAAGCAGGGGGACTTCGGGGTGGCGCGCGGCCTCTACCGCCAGAGCCTCACCCTCCACCGCGAGCTCGGCAACCGCGAGGGGCTGGCCAACCTGCTCGATAGCCTCGGCCGTATCGCCGCGGTTCTGGTGAGCCCTACCCAGGCCACCCACCTCTGGGGCGCTGCCGCCCACCTACGCGACGAGCTCGGGGCGAGTGTCCCCCCCACTGATCTGGCCGAGTACACCACCAAGCTCGACGCCGCCAAGACACTCCTCGGCGCGGTTGCCTTCGACGCCGCCTGGGCCGTCGGCTACGCCCTCCCCCTGGAGCAGGCCCTCACCCTCGCACTAGACTAG
- a CDS encoding MFS transporter, with product MQTTPRSLLAALCCVAMLLYSVYLGAVGVLLPYLGRAFSLGEEAQGRLFPANFAGFVVGVLLCGYLSDRWGRKAVLLIGLAVYAGGLSLFGSAGSYPLALAAALLVGAGSGAMEVVANALAADLYPERRAFLLNALQVAFGVGAAVAPTLCRYLLTHGTDWRWLYFGLAAINGVVFVVLSLCRLPQSAAPEALELAALRAVLQKPSFATLCVMQALYVGAEVSFFSWLPTYFEKQLTGGVAWMAGVGTLFWITMTIGRFALGGLLGRFPLMRLNALAAGGGVVFAALALLWHTPLPVLVCVALAGLFFAGIFSLVLAEAGERFPSVAGTAFGGVVAAGGLGGAVIPWVVGALAAGGLGWQGALALVPLTLTGTLVLSLVLLRTPPSGQYQSPAER from the coding sequence ATGCAAACCACACCACGCTCCCTGCTCGCCGCGCTTTGTTGCGTCGCCATGCTCCTCTACTCTGTCTATCTCGGCGCGGTGGGGGTGCTCCTGCCCTACCTCGGGAGAGCGTTCTCGCTGGGGGAGGAGGCGCAGGGAAGGCTCTTTCCGGCCAACTTTGCGGGCTTTGTGGTGGGGGTGCTCCTGTGTGGCTACCTCTCGGACCGCTGGGGGCGCAAGGCGGTTTTGCTGATCGGGCTGGCGGTCTATGCGGGCGGGCTGAGCCTCTTTGGGAGCGCGGGGAGCTATCCGCTGGCGCTGGCCGCGGCCTTGCTCGTGGGAGCGGGGAGTGGGGCGATGGAGGTGGTCGCCAATGCGCTGGCCGCCGATCTCTACCCCGAGAGGCGTGCGTTTCTGCTCAATGCGCTCCAAGTTGCCTTTGGGGTGGGAGCCGCCGTCGCCCCGACCCTCTGCCGCTACTTGCTCACCCACGGCACCGACTGGCGCTGGCTCTACTTCGGGCTGGCGGCGATCAATGGGGTGGTCTTTGTGGTCCTGAGCCTCTGTCGCCTGCCGCAGAGCGCCGCCCCCGAGGCGCTGGAGCTGGCGGCGCTACGGGCGGTCCTGCAGAAGCCGAGCTTTGCGACTCTGTGCGTGATGCAGGCGCTCTATGTGGGGGCGGAGGTGAGCTTCTTCTCCTGGCTCCCGACCTACTTTGAGAAGCAGCTCACCGGGGGCGTGGCCTGGATGGCGGGGGTGGGAACCCTGTTCTGGATCACGATGACGATCGGGCGGTTTGCGCTGGGGGGGCTCCTGGGGCGGTTTCCACTGATGCGGCTCAATGCGCTCGCGGCGGGGGGCGGGGTGGTCTTTGCCGCGCTGGCCCTGCTCTGGCACACCCCGCTCCCGGTCTTGGTCTGTGTGGCGCTGGCGGGGCTGTTCTTTGCGGGTATCTTCAGCCTGGTGCTGGCCGAGGCCGGAGAGCGCTTCCCGAGTGTGGCGGGCACGGCCTTTGGTGGTGTCGTGGCGGCGGGCGGACTGGGCGGTGCGGTGATTCCGTGGGTTGTTGGTGCCTTGGCGGCGGGCGGGCTGGGCTGGCAAGGGGCACTGGCGCTCGTGCCCCTCACACTAACGGGAACTCTGGTACTGAGCCTCGTCCTGCTACGCACGCCGCCGTCGGGCCAGTACCAGAGTCCCGCCGAGCGCTAG
- a CDS encoding TlpA family protein disulfide reductase produces the protein MPPQTERALPDLTQVYARIAKLRGVVIRAEMVRPSSVPMEFKIAPTGFFYAKYPTSEMYISRDEQVTWMPAKKEFSRGKPEDGNPLPAGFEILWPKGALLRAKAATRQASFAGKPALELPCKAAMGHDVLLYIHPESLLPLGSIATAQGTEYELRYLSVEERPLTARDLTFIAPRDAKVFSSPPDLSKRIRVGTKLPAFTGTDFTGRSIDSRQVSKRHRGLLLNFWFSACTGCIQEMPLLAKLAAPLQAQKIGILGVNPIDTSRDAKRTSTTYGLRYATLVGTGARKLAEAVGITTYPVTVLVNAQGLVVEVILGFDEQRLQKALKVLGYRSR, from the coding sequence ATGCCCCCCCAGACAGAGAGAGCCCTCCCTGACCTCACGCAGGTCTATGCACGCATCGCCAAGCTAAGAGGAGTCGTGATCCGAGCAGAGATGGTCCGACCTTCGTCGGTGCCCATGGAGTTTAAGATCGCCCCCACGGGCTTCTTCTACGCGAAGTATCCCACCTCAGAGATGTATATCTCGCGCGACGAGCAAGTGACCTGGATGCCTGCCAAGAAAGAGTTCAGTAGGGGCAAGCCTGAGGACGGCAACCCCCTTCCTGCAGGATTTGAGATCTTGTGGCCGAAGGGCGCGCTCCTCAGGGCGAAGGCTGCGACGCGCCAGGCGTCCTTTGCGGGAAAACCAGCACTAGAGCTTCCCTGCAAGGCAGCAATGGGGCACGATGTGCTTCTCTATATCCACCCCGAGTCGCTCCTTCCCCTTGGCAGTATCGCAACCGCTCAGGGGACAGAGTACGAGCTGCGGTATCTCTCGGTTGAGGAAAGACCACTGACTGCCCGTGACCTCACCTTTATTGCCCCGCGCGATGCCAAGGTCTTCAGTAGCCCACCTGACCTCTCCAAACGGATACGAGTGGGTACAAAGCTCCCTGCCTTTACGGGAACCGACTTTACGGGCCGTTCTATCGACTCCCGGCAGGTCTCGAAGCGCCACCGCGGCCTCCTGCTGAACTTCTGGTTCTCGGCCTGCACGGGCTGTATCCAAGAGATGCCCCTCCTCGCAAAGCTAGCCGCACCGCTCCAAGCCCAAAAAATAGGGATTCTGGGAGTCAACCCCATCGATACGAGTCGCGATGCCAAGCGCACCAGCACCACCTATGGACTCCGCTACGCAACACTGGTTGGGACGGGTGCCCGAAAGCTAGCGGAGGCAGTCGGGATAACGACCTACCCCGTAACAGTCCTCGTCAATGCGCAGGGCCTAGTCGTCGAGGTAATCCTGGGCTTTGACGAGCAGCGCCTCCAGAAGGCTCTCAAGGTGCTTGGATACCGCTCAAGGTGA
- a CDS encoding DinB family protein yields MKSVAHYAHLYDYERSANAQMLTMLESVPEAGRTDPRFQRAVTIAAHLAACRENWLTWMAGEDRPIGLWFERDATLESLRPRFAVLEQRWADYLAALPDDQLQATFSFTEGDGNTYRVLREGQLIQLDGHACYHRGQVVLLVDLLGGETVDTDYIDWIYPRDPRYGVVTAGE; encoded by the coding sequence ATGAAGAGTGTTGCCCACTACGCCCATCTCTACGACTACGAGCGCTCTGCCAATGCACAGATGCTTACGATGCTGGAGTCTGTCCCGGAAGCCGGCCGCACGGACCCGCGTTTCCAGCGTGCGGTGACGATCGCCGCGCACTTGGCGGCCTGCCGGGAGAACTGGCTGACCTGGATGGCGGGGGAGGACCGGCCTATCGGGCTGTGGTTTGAGCGCGATGCTACCCTGGAGTCGCTGCGCCCGCGCTTTGCCGTGCTGGAGCAGCGCTGGGCAGACTATCTCGCCGCCCTCCCCGACGATCAGCTCCAGGCGACCTTTTCCTTTACAGAGGGCGACGGTAATACCTACCGCGTGCTCCGTGAGGGGCAGCTCATCCAGCTCGATGGCCATGCCTGCTACCACCGCGGCCAGGTCGTGTTGCTGGTCGATCTACTCGGCGGGGAGACCGTGGACACGGACTATATCGACTGGATCTACCCGCGTGATCCGCGCTATGGGGTGGTTACGGCAGGGGAATAA
- a CDS encoding alpha-glucosidase/alpha-galactosidase, which produces MPLKVAMIGAGSIGFTRRLMADLLTVPEFADMHFAFHDLNAQNLDMVKQLAERDIKGNGLPATISTSTDRRTSVADADYVISTVRIGGLSAFADDIDIPLEYGIDQCVGDTLCAGGIMYGQRGIAATLDFCKDIREVAKPDVLFLNYANPMAMLTWAANHYGGVNTVGLCHGVQGAQHQIASCVEQWAKREELLGADEKVHRKDIDFVFSGINHQTWCVKAVWRGIDLIPKLYELFTGHDRYPTTEKVRIDALKRFGYYSTESNGHLSEYLPWYRKRLDEVTKWIDLSSWINGETGGYLRVCTEGRNWFETDFPNWLAQDPPQFTPEKRSEEHGSYIIESLETGRVYRGHFNVVNNGAIPNLAADAIVEVPGYVDRNGISIPIVGDLPLACAATCTASINVQRMSVHAALTGDRTLLKQAMLHDPLTGAVCDPEEIWQMTDQMLVAQAEWLPQYVASGAVDAAQAELAAQEANGTRVHRMVGFKGTARQHTKTVEEMAAAKEESRKNAQAADKGKMTTNA; this is translated from the coding sequence ATGCCCCTAAAAGTTGCCATGATCGGAGCCGGCAGTATCGGCTTCACCCGTCGCCTGATGGCCGACCTGCTCACTGTCCCCGAGTTCGCGGACATGCACTTTGCCTTCCACGACCTCAATGCCCAGAACCTAGACATGGTCAAGCAGCTCGCCGAGCGCGATATCAAGGGCAATGGCCTGCCCGCGACCATCAGCACCTCCACGGATAGGCGCACCTCGGTCGCCGATGCCGACTATGTGATTAGCACCGTGCGTATCGGCGGACTCTCGGCGTTTGCAGATGACATTGACATCCCGCTGGAGTACGGGATCGACCAGTGTGTTGGAGATACGCTGTGTGCGGGCGGGATCATGTACGGCCAGCGCGGGATCGCCGCGACCCTGGATTTTTGTAAAGACATCCGGGAAGTGGCCAAGCCGGACGTGCTCTTTCTGAACTACGCCAACCCGATGGCGATGCTCACCTGGGCCGCCAACCACTACGGCGGCGTGAACACGGTCGGGCTGTGCCACGGGGTGCAGGGTGCACAGCACCAGATCGCCAGCTGTGTCGAGCAGTGGGCCAAGCGCGAGGAGCTGCTCGGCGCGGATGAGAAAGTCCATCGAAAAGACATCGACTTTGTCTTCTCCGGGATCAACCACCAGACCTGGTGTGTCAAGGCGGTCTGGCGCGGGATCGACCTGATCCCCAAGCTCTACGAGCTCTTCACCGGCCACGACCGCTACCCCACCACCGAGAAAGTGCGTATCGATGCCCTCAAGCGCTTTGGCTACTACTCCACCGAGAGCAATGGGCACTTAAGTGAGTACCTGCCCTGGTACCGCAAGCGCCTCGACGAAGTGACGAAGTGGATTGACCTTTCGAGCTGGATCAATGGCGAGACTGGCGGCTACCTGCGGGTCTGCACTGAGGGGCGCAACTGGTTTGAGACCGACTTCCCCAACTGGCTGGCGCAGGACCCGCCGCAGTTCACGCCTGAGAAGCGCAGCGAGGAGCACGGGAGCTACATTATCGAGTCGCTGGAGACCGGCCGTGTCTACCGGGGGCACTTCAATGTGGTCAACAACGGCGCGATCCCGAACCTGGCCGCCGATGCCATTGTAGAGGTGCCGGGCTACGTCGACCGCAATGGCATCAGTATCCCGATTGTCGGGGACCTGCCGCTGGCCTGCGCCGCCACCTGTACGGCGAGCATCAATGTCCAGCGGATGTCTGTGCACGCCGCGCTCACCGGCGACCGCACGCTCCTCAAGCAAGCGATGCTCCACGACCCGCTCACCGGCGCGGTCTGTGACCCCGAGGAGATCTGGCAGATGACCGACCAGATGCTGGTCGCGCAGGCCGAGTGGCTCCCGCAGTATGTCGCTAGCGGCGCAGTGGACGCTGCCCAGGCCGAGCTCGCAGCTCAAGAGGCCAACGGAACGCGCGTGCATCGCATGGTCGGCTTCAAGGGCACGGCGCGCCAGCACACGAAGACCGTGGAGGAGATGGCCGCCGCAAAGGAAGAGTCCCGCAAGAACGCCCAAGCCGCCGACAAGGGCAAGATGACCACCAACGCGTAG